One genomic region from Mauremys reevesii isolate NIE-2019 linkage group 7, ASM1616193v1, whole genome shotgun sequence encodes:
- the LOC120409470 gene encoding inositol-trisphosphate 3-kinase B-like isoform X1, whose product MEGLNGLKACPKGISHALAQGGQSCPAPCVAKEGAPGDPEWRGELVQGPGLPMDVGGEGLALDGAKASPEDGSPKGVQAPSPHGTKGNEGPPEAPKLQHLAMSGLSGGHGRSVSSSSTCSSFESSQESDEVFSEEEEKGKPGRRKMLRKTKSWKTFFTMVHWSLRRHSSWVQLAGHEGNFKPSEGGQILKKFSTVENTCLEALMGDALRPYVPAYHGVVVKDGEHYIQMDDLLRGLDAPSIMDCKMGVRTYLEEELTKALLKPTPRKDMYQKMVKVDPSAATAEEHSQRAVTKPRYMQWREHISSTASLGFRIEGVTIEGGAVQKDFKQTRTQEQIIDTFLIFTKRQGSILRAYQSRLESMRSALLESAFFRTHEVIGSSLLFIHDRQGRANVWMIDFGKTLPAPPQLALRHDVPWTRGSHEDGYLIGLHHLTQTLQAAQRRLGPEEMPAPSAP is encoded by the exons ATGGAGGGGCTTAATGGCCTCAAGGCCTGTCCAAAAGGCATCTCCCATGCTCTGGCTCAGGGAGGGCAGAGCTGCCCTGCTCCCTGTGTGGCAAAGGAGGGTGCCCCGGGGGATCCCGAGTGGAGAGGGGAGCTGGtccagggcccagggctccccatggatgtggggggagaggggctggcccTGGATGGGGCAAAAGCATCTCCTGAGGATGGCTCTCCAAAAGGAGTCCAGGCCCCATCTCCTCATGGGACCAAGGGGAATGAAGGTCCCCCAGAAGCCCCCAAGCTCCAGCATCTTGCCATGAGTGGGCTTAGTGGTGGCCACGGCCGCTCTGTCTCCAGCTCCTCCACCTGCTCCTCCTTCGAGTCCTCGCAGGAGTCCGATGAGGTCTTcagtgaggaagaggagaaggggaAGCCTGGGCGgaggaagatgctgaggaag ACCAAGTCATGGAAGACATTTTTCACCATGGTGCACTGGTCCCTGCGGCGTCACAGCTCCTGGGTGCAGCTGGCAGGGCATGAAG GTAACTTCAAGCCTAGTGAGGGGGGCCAGATCCTGAAGAAGTTCAGCACCGTGGAGAACACCTGCCTGGAGGCGCTGATGGGTGACGCACTGCGGCCCTACGTGCCTGCCTACCACGGTGTGGTGGTGAAGGACGGCGAGCACTACATCCAGATGGACGATCTGCTGCGTGGCCTTGACGCACCCAGCATCATGGACTGCAAGATGGGGGTGAG GACGTACCTGGAGGAAGAGCTGACCAAGGCCCTGCTGAAGCCGACCCCACGCAAGGATATGTACCAGAAGATGGTGAAGGTGGATCCAAGCGCTGCTACGGCCGAGGAGCACAGCCAGAGGGCGGTCACCAAGCCCCGCTACATGCAATGGCGCGAGCACATCAGCTCCACCGCCTCCTTGGGCTTCCGCATTGAGGGCGTGACA ATAGAGGGGGGAGCTGTGCAGAAGGATTTCAAACAGACCCGGACCCAGGAGCAGATCATCGACACCTTCCTGATTTTCACCAAGAGACAGGGGAGCATCTTG AGAGCCTACCAGAGCCGCCTGGAGAGCATGCGGAGCGCACTGCTCGAATCAGCCTTCTTCCGCACCCATGAG GTCATTGGGAGCTCACTGCTCTTCATCCATGACCGCCAGGGCCGGGCCAATGTGTGGATGATCGACTTCGGCAAGACACTGCCGGCACCGCCCCAGCTGGCCCTGCGCCACGATGTGCCATGGACCCGCGGCAGCCACGAGGACGGCTACCTGATCGGCCTGCACCACCTCACCCAAACCCTGCAGGCTGCGCAGCGtaggctggggccagaggagatgccagcccccagtgctcccTGA
- the LOC120409470 gene encoding inositol-trisphosphate 3-kinase B-like isoform X2, with protein MLRKTKSWKTFFTMVHWSLRRHSSWVQLAGHEGNFKPSEGGQILKKFSTVENTCLEALMGDALRPYVPAYHGVVVKDGEHYIQMDDLLRGLDAPSIMDCKMGVRTYLEEELTKALLKPTPRKDMYQKMVKVDPSAATAEEHSQRAVTKPRYMQWREHISSTASLGFRIEGVTIEGGAVQKDFKQTRTQEQIIDTFLIFTKRQGSILRAYQSRLESMRSALLESAFFRTHEVIGSSLLFIHDRQGRANVWMIDFGKTLPAPPQLALRHDVPWTRGSHEDGYLIGLHHLTQTLQAAQRRLGPEEMPAPSAP; from the exons atgctgaggaag ACCAAGTCATGGAAGACATTTTTCACCATGGTGCACTGGTCCCTGCGGCGTCACAGCTCCTGGGTGCAGCTGGCAGGGCATGAAG GTAACTTCAAGCCTAGTGAGGGGGGCCAGATCCTGAAGAAGTTCAGCACCGTGGAGAACACCTGCCTGGAGGCGCTGATGGGTGACGCACTGCGGCCCTACGTGCCTGCCTACCACGGTGTGGTGGTGAAGGACGGCGAGCACTACATCCAGATGGACGATCTGCTGCGTGGCCTTGACGCACCCAGCATCATGGACTGCAAGATGGGGGTGAG GACGTACCTGGAGGAAGAGCTGACCAAGGCCCTGCTGAAGCCGACCCCACGCAAGGATATGTACCAGAAGATGGTGAAGGTGGATCCAAGCGCTGCTACGGCCGAGGAGCACAGCCAGAGGGCGGTCACCAAGCCCCGCTACATGCAATGGCGCGAGCACATCAGCTCCACCGCCTCCTTGGGCTTCCGCATTGAGGGCGTGACA ATAGAGGGGGGAGCTGTGCAGAAGGATTTCAAACAGACCCGGACCCAGGAGCAGATCATCGACACCTTCCTGATTTTCACCAAGAGACAGGGGAGCATCTTG AGAGCCTACCAGAGCCGCCTGGAGAGCATGCGGAGCGCACTGCTCGAATCAGCCTTCTTCCGCACCCATGAG GTCATTGGGAGCTCACTGCTCTTCATCCATGACCGCCAGGGCCGGGCCAATGTGTGGATGATCGACTTCGGCAAGACACTGCCGGCACCGCCCCAGCTGGCCCTGCGCCACGATGTGCCATGGACCCGCGGCAGCCACGAGGACGGCTACCTGATCGGCCTGCACCACCTCACCCAAACCCTGCAGGCTGCGCAGCGtaggctggggccagaggagatgccagcccccagtgctcccTGA